In Caldisericia bacterium, the sequence ATAAACGGAGGAAAGAAAAGTGAAAGAGGTGTTTGAGGTTAGAATTCATGGAAGAGCGGGTCAGGGCGCTAAATCGGGAGGTCAGATTTTAGCCCTTGCTGCTTTTAAAGAGGGTAAAACGATTCAAGCCTTCCCTGAGTATGGATCTGAGAGAAGAGGTGCTCCAACAGTTGCTTACACAAGAATCTCTGAGAAAGAGATAAGATCCCACGAACCTATAGTTAATCCAGATGTTGTAATTGTTCTTGATGACACACTTCTATACACAATTCCTGTAACTAAAGGGTTATCTGATGAAGGAGTGCTAATAGTGAATACTGTAAAGAGTCCTGAGGAGGTAAGAAGAATAACAAAGTTCAAGGGAAAGATCTT encodes:
- a CDS encoding 2-oxoacid:acceptor oxidoreductase family protein, whose product is MFEVRIHGRAGQGAKSGGQILALAAFKEGKTIQAFPEYGSERRGAPTVAYTRISEKEIRSHEPIVNPDVVIVLDDTLLYTIPVTKGLSDEGVLIVNTVKSPEEVRRITKFKGKIFTVDASGISINNIGRDAPNVPSLGVLVKSYPIVKLESLELAIREIFEKKMGKEKVEANIKALREGYKEAKS